In a genomic window of Candidatus Neomarinimicrobiota bacterium:
- a CDS encoding 4Fe-4S binding protein, translating into MAIRVTKPYDHYKSVPELAGEPRQKKKKPKLIAVVDEDNCTGCQVCIPFCPVACIEALSHEKYGIPIPPVQVRFDECIGCQICARVCTKLTWDAIRMLPTAEFEAVYEIPIS; encoded by the coding sequence ATGGCGATAAGAGTAACAAAACCGTACGATCACTACAAGAGCGTTCCGGAGTTGGCTGGAGAACCGCGGCAGAAGAAGAAAAAACCAAAGCTTATAGCGGTGGTAGATGAGGACAACTGCACGGGCTGTCAGGTGTGCATCCCATTCTGTCCTGTCGCTTGCATCGAAGCGCTATCTCATGAGAAGTACGGGATTCCCATCCCGCCGGTGCAGGTCCGCTTCGACGAATGCATCGGATGTCAGATCTGCGCCCGGGTCTGCACCAAACTCACTTGGGATGCTATCAGGATGCTCCCAACGGCGGAGTTTGAGGCCGTCTACGAGATCCCCATCTCGTAG
- a CDS encoding FGGY family carbohydrate kinase → MSGKTLIVIDQGTSSTKAFLFNRDLQPLYSKKINHTVSRPKPRWVESDPSDIVHACQSLISELIRVCSSESLTPYALGMAFQRSTFLFWDKRTGEPLSPAISWQDTRAFQITDELKDHSEWIQQTTGIPFSPHFGGPKFLFSIRHDAHLASEVRAGNVFYGPLSAFVTHRLTGRALIDESIAGRSLLMNLHKMKWDLKLMDLFELPSDLLPPLSPTLADFGSVTEADSLPLICVVGDQQASLIGQGRWKVGDAAMNFGTSGSVLINSGRKPVVVLSLLSNILYSTAESHHFLLEGTINSVSSLFKWLESYLAIPHEDMRWYERCEIATKGIVIPGINGISAPYWTGEFETVIYGLGESDHPDHFVRAAMESIGLLVYDICEIIENQGGIRLSDIVASGGSSRPPLLQFIADLLAEDVWSSTGKDMTALGVAKLMAHYEWEKPLQELTGGRERKFSPAMEAIEREEKVSAWRDTLHKLDIIDR, encoded by the coding sequence ATGTCTGGCAAAACTCTTATTGTCATCGATCAGGGCACATCCTCTACAAAGGCTTTCCTTTTCAACCGCGACCTTCAACCGCTCTACTCCAAGAAGATAAATCATACAGTGTCCCGACCGAAACCGAGATGGGTAGAGTCTGACCCTTCTGACATAGTTCATGCGTGCCAGTCGCTAATCTCTGAACTTATCCGTGTCTGCTCTTCTGAATCACTAACGCCGTACGCTTTGGGCATGGCCTTTCAACGATCCACATTTTTGTTCTGGGATAAAAGAACGGGAGAGCCGCTTTCGCCTGCAATCAGCTGGCAAGACACGCGTGCATTTCAGATTACAGATGAACTGAAAGATCATAGCGAGTGGATCCAACAGACAACAGGAATTCCCTTCAGCCCGCATTTTGGCGGACCTAAATTCCTCTTTTCAATCCGGCACGATGCCCATCTTGCATCCGAAGTCCGGGCCGGAAACGTTTTCTACGGACCGCTCAGCGCTTTCGTAACGCACAGACTCACCGGGCGCGCGCTCATTGACGAATCGATTGCCGGCAGGTCCCTTCTGATGAATCTCCATAAAATGAAGTGGGACCTGAAACTGATGGATCTCTTCGAGCTACCTAGCGATCTCCTTCCACCACTCTCACCAACGCTGGCGGATTTTGGATCTGTAACAGAGGCCGACTCTCTCCCTCTCATATGCGTCGTGGGAGACCAGCAGGCTTCTCTCATCGGACAGGGGAGATGGAAAGTTGGAGATGCAGCCATGAATTTCGGTACTTCGGGCTCTGTTCTGATCAATAGCGGTCGAAAACCAGTTGTTGTTCTGTCCTTACTAAGTAATATTCTCTACTCCACCGCGGAGAGCCATCACTTTCTCCTTGAAGGGACGATCAACAGTGTAAGTTCGCTTTTCAAATGGCTGGAGAGCTACCTCGCCATTCCGCACGAAGATATGAGGTGGTATGAGAGGTGCGAGATAGCTACAAAGGGGATCGTTATACCCGGGATCAACGGTATTTCTGCCCCCTACTGGACAGGTGAGTTCGAGACCGTCATTTATGGACTTGGAGAGTCAGACCATCCCGATCATTTCGTCCGCGCAGCAATGGAATCGATAGGGTTGCTTGTGTACGATATCTGCGAAATTATAGAGAATCAGGGTGGAATCAGGCTTTCAGACATCGTCGCATCTGGTGGTTCATCGAGACCGCCGTTACTGCAGTTCATAGCCGATCTGCTCGCAGAAGACGTCTGGAGTTCCACAGGCAAAGACATGACGGCACTGGGGGTAGCAAAGCTGATGGCACATTATGAATGGGAGAAACCCCTGCAAGAACTTACCGGTGGTCGTGAAAGAAAGTTCAGTCCAGCCATGGAAGCAATAGAACGGGAGGAAAAAGTCTCCGCCTGGCGAGATACTCTGCATAAACTTGACATTATTGACAGATAA
- a CDS encoding HDIG domain-containing protein — protein MNQNIPTEPTREDAWNLLCEYTESDSLRRHALGVEQVMRKIAERYSADPDLWGITGLLHDFDYERYPTAEEHPYMGNKILQEKGYTDEVTDAIMGHANYTGVPRKSIIAKALYAVDELTGFIFAVTYVRPSKSIHEVKVKSVKKKLKQRSFAASVNREDIEEGIEELAVDRGEHIQFVIDALKEKADELGLAGTFTRPD, from the coding sequence ATGAACCAGAATATCCCCACTGAACCGACGCGAGAAGATGCCTGGAATCTTCTTTGTGAGTATACAGAATCGGATTCCTTGCGGCGACATGCACTTGGAGTTGAACAGGTGATGAGAAAAATAGCTGAGAGATACAGCGCTGACCCCGATCTTTGGGGGATTACAGGACTGCTCCACGACTTTGATTACGAGAGATATCCTACCGCGGAAGAACATCCCTACATGGGAAACAAAATCCTTCAGGAGAAGGGGTATACAGATGAGGTCACCGACGCCATCATGGGACACGCCAATTACACCGGTGTGCCGCGGAAATCGATAATAGCTAAGGCACTCTACGCCGTAGACGAGCTGACAGGATTTATCTTCGCCGTCACTTACGTCCGGCCGTCGAAATCAATTCACGAGGTAAAGGTCAAATCGGTAAAGAAGAAGCTGAAACAGAGGAGTTTCGCGGCTTCAGTGAACCGGGAGGATATCGAGGAAGGAATCGAGGAACTGGCTGTGGATCGCGGCGAGCATATTCAGTTTGTCATCGATGCGCTCAAGGAGAAGG